One region of Deinococcus detaillensis genomic DNA includes:
- a CDS encoding M42 family metallopeptidase, whose protein sequence is MMTTGAPIPTEPSSSLKYLQRLVEPTGPSGSEEDVIRLVAELARPLCDELTVDPMGNVIAIRRAADEQARWCIISAHMDEVGFRVSYIGPDGFLRLEKVSGLDDRILPALRVWIRTATERLVGVVGCTSVHLLTEADRRTIVPYSDLYVDIGASSAQEVATMGVSIGDPVGFVGSLTELGKRSGRFTAHGLDDRAGCAILLALLESFQDAPPPVTLVALFSVQEEVGVRGAQAAAQHLRGDVALALDMTAADDTPEMSRQRLRLGKGPTVKVMDFSTLVHPAVRRGLLASAERCGLTVQHELLKGIGTDAGALQYAGGGTPTGAVSVGNRYTHSPVEVLDSRDMEGALTLLHAFVEDLPDLDLRFVALDDAPAQKN, encoded by the coding sequence ATGATGACAACCGGTGCACCGATCCCAACCGAACCCTCGTCAAGCCTGAAGTATTTACAGCGCTTGGTTGAACCCACCGGCCCCAGCGGTTCAGAAGAAGACGTTATCCGTTTGGTGGCCGAGTTGGCGCGGCCTCTGTGTGACGAGCTGACTGTTGACCCAATGGGCAATGTCATTGCCATTCGCCGCGCCGCCGATGAGCAGGCGCGGTGGTGCATCATCTCCGCCCATATGGACGAAGTGGGCTTCCGCGTGAGTTATATCGGGCCTGACGGCTTCCTGCGATTGGAGAAGGTTTCGGGACTGGATGACCGCATCCTCCCAGCGCTGCGGGTTTGGATTCGGACAGCCACCGAGCGTTTGGTCGGCGTCGTGGGCTGCACCAGTGTCCACCTGTTGACGGAAGCCGACCGGCGCACGATCGTGCCGTACTCCGATCTTTACGTCGATATCGGAGCCAGCAGTGCGCAGGAGGTGGCCACTATGGGTGTGTCCATCGGTGATCCAGTGGGCTTCGTGGGATCGCTGACCGAACTCGGGAAACGCAGTGGGCGCTTTACGGCCCACGGGCTGGATGACCGTGCGGGCTGCGCCATCTTACTGGCGCTGCTGGAGTCCTTCCAAGACGCGCCGCCACCCGTAACGCTCGTGGCCCTGTTCTCGGTGCAGGAAGAAGTGGGGGTGCGCGGAGCGCAGGCCGCCGCTCAGCACCTCAGGGGCGATGTGGCGCTGGCGCTGGACATGACAGCCGCCGACGATACGCCTGAAATGTCCCGGCAACGTTTAAGACTGGGCAAAGGGCCAACCGTCAAGGTGATGGACTTCTCGACCCTTGTTCACCCTGCGGTTCGGCGCGGTCTTTTGGCATCGGCTGAGCGCTGCGGACTCACGGTTCAGCACGAACTGCTTAAAGGAATCGGGACGGACGCCGGGGCGCTGCAGTACGCCGGGGGAGGCACGCCCACAGGAGCCGTATCCGTGGGCAACCGCTACACCCACAGCCCTGTCGAGGTGCTCGACTCCCGTGATATGGAAGGGGCCTTAACCCTGCTGCACGCCTTTGTCGAGGATCTTCCTGACCTCGATCTGCGATTTGTCGCGCTTGACGATGCGCCCGCCCAAAAGAACTGA